In a genomic window of Bacteroidota bacterium:
- a CDS encoding T9SS type A sorting domain-containing protein yields MSRIIFALYVCCLTIVFTSKTNAQSDTLSTYIYDADSNGVFVTKSFEILDFETSAGVSNVILPDTSIATLVDFALSPSRKINKLLEEDRSSELSLYPNPAINLITFQLNKSIQLPAVLFIFDLKGQLVYQSAISVQPMMEYQLSIIQLNAGEYILKIGK; encoded by the coding sequence ATGAGTAGAATTATATTCGCACTTTACGTGTGCTGCCTTACAATTGTTTTTACTTCTAAAACCAATGCGCAAAGTGATACGCTTAGTACATACATTTATGATGCTGACAGTAATGGTGTATTTGTAACCAAATCTTTTGAGATATTAGATTTTGAAACTTCAGCAGGAGTAAGCAATGTAATTTTACCAGATACAAGCATTGCGACTTTAGTTGATTTTGCATTATCTCCTTCTCGCAAAATTAATAAGCTGCTTGAGGAGGATAGGTCCAGCGAATTATCTCTGTATCCGAATCCAGCTATTAACCTAATCACCTTTCAGTTGAATAAGAGTATCCAACTTCCGGCAGTTTTATTTATTTTTGATTTAAAAGGGCAATTGGTTTATCAGAGTGCTATAAGTGTGCAGCCAATGATGGAATATCAATTATCTATCATCCAGTTGAACGCAGGCGAATATATTTTAAAAATTGGAAAATGA
- a CDS encoding T9SS type A sorting domain-containing protein yields the protein MKNFFLYIILTKLGILAIINTSMSQNSIIWSSILVDSTNYYEVENTYSLKGDSLLLVANVSTINDIDPIILKVDPSGVFTTFWTKHDSTKKQNIRNSCIDTIGNIWLISNSEPDSIHFIGIDGTYGTKIMETTLNATYFWSTIHQYAGEIYFALANPTNTLFKYSSSGNLIWQTIIPAYFHLNAIEGIDGNIYVMGDTLSSNGGWYPKICKYDTAGVFISSVGMTYGNNKFCNALTVEKNLWMCGMDHLDKAYCAKVDTNLTIQDTTIGGPFNKVSKSKIVLDSNLSIYWSYIIENGSKECHIAKIDNQAIAFNVIDTCFSEGWKALYYKGFDIIVTKKASLLVANTYWKSPIFDYQLAEFDTAGNQLWDTRYTNSSTSKEMAFRLNETENFYYLSGSYSGVGGISGINVLKMANVSSINNHLGINETLYVHPNPNYGGTIYLSKQVQNAEVSIYNSKGRMVDYYMNFSGNQLKPHSALSSGLYFISITEQNKCVTKKLIIINENE from the coding sequence ATGAAAAATTTTTTCTTATATATAATTCTTACAAAATTGGGCATTCTGGCAATCATAAACACAAGTATGTCTCAAAATAGTATTATTTGGTCTTCTATTCTGGTTGACTCTACTAATTATTACGAAGTAGAAAACACCTATTCACTGAAAGGTGATTCATTACTCCTCGTGGCGAATGTTTCCACAATTAATGACATTGATCCTATAATCTTGAAGGTTGACCCAAGTGGTGTTTTTACAACTTTTTGGACCAAACATGATAGTACAAAAAAGCAAAATATTCGAAATAGCTGCATAGACACCATTGGCAATATTTGGTTAATATCAAATTCGGAACCGGATAGCATTCATTTTATTGGTATTGATGGCACTTATGGAACCAAGATAATGGAAACGACTCTAAATGCAACTTACTTTTGGAGCACTATACATCAATACGCAGGCGAGATTTATTTTGCATTAGCTAATCCCACCAATACCCTTTTTAAGTACAGTTCTAGCGGAAATCTGATATGGCAAACTATAATTCCTGCGTATTTTCACCTTAATGCAATAGAGGGTATTGACGGCAATATCTATGTCATGGGGGATACATTAAGTAGCAATGGTGGGTGGTATCCAAAAATTTGTAAATATGACACTGCCGGTGTTTTTATTTCCAGTGTTGGAATGACTTATGGTAATAATAAGTTTTGCAATGCACTTACAGTAGAGAAGAATTTGTGGATGTGCGGTATGGATCATTTAGATAAGGCCTATTGTGCTAAAGTTGATACAAATCTAACCATACAAGATACCACCATCGGAGGGCCGTTTAATAAAGTAAGCAAGTCTAAAATAGTACTTGATAGCAATCTCAGTATTTACTGGAGTTATATTATTGAAAATGGTTCTAAAGAATGTCACATTGCTAAAATTGATAATCAAGCAATTGCTTTTAATGTTATTGATACTTGCTTTTCAGAAGGTTGGAAGGCACTTTATTATAAAGGGTTTGACATTATAGTAACTAAAAAGGCCTCTCTGTTAGTTGCTAATACGTACTGGAAATCACCAATTTTTGATTATCAATTAGCAGAATTTGATACTGCAGGAAATCAATTATGGGATACAAGGTACACTAACTCGAGTACTTCAAAGGAGATGGCATTTAGGCTAAACGAAACAGAAAATTTCTACTATCTAAGTGGGTCATATTCGGGGGTTGGTGGCATTTCTGGTATCAATGTTTTGAAAATGGCTAATGTCAGTTCTATTAATAATCATCTTGGGATTAATGAAACTTTATACGTGCACCCTAATCCAAATTATGGTGGCACAATTTATTTATCAAAGCAAGTTCAGAATGCTGAAGTTTCTATCTATAACAGCAAAGGAAGAATGGTTGATTATTATATGAACTTTTCAGGCAATCAATTGAAACCCCATAGCGCACTTTCTAGCGGGTTGTATTTTATTTCAATTACAGAGCAAAATAAATGTGTTACAAAAAAATTAATAATAATTAATGAAAATGAGTAG
- a CDS encoding acetyl-CoA C-acyltransferase, with protein MEEVFIVSAVRTPIASFGGSFSGMSAPQLGAIAIKAALERSGVKPDMVEEVLMGNALSAGIGQAPVTQASIGAGIPVTTPGTIINKVCSSGMKAIMMAAQAIANGDKDIMVAGGMESMSNVPYYLDKARNGYKYGHGQITDGLVKDGLWDVYKDYHMGNAAELCAAECKITREEQDAHAIESYKRSAAAYEAGKFKNEIVPVTINVKGKETIISEDEDYKKVDFAKVPTLKPAFQKDGTVTAANASTLNDGASAVILMSGKKVKELNIKPLAKIVSYADAQQAPEWFTTSPSKALPLAVAKAGKQLGDIDYFEINEAFSVVSLANNQIMKLDPARVNVNGGAVSLGHPLGSSGCRIVVTLLHVLQQNNAKVGAAAICNGGGGGSAIVIEMC; from the coding sequence ATGGAAGAAGTATTTATTGTTAGTGCCGTGCGAACACCAATTGCAAGTTTTGGCGGTTCCTTTTCAGGCATGAGTGCTCCGCAGTTAGGAGCAATAGCTATAAAAGCAGCACTTGAACGTAGCGGAGTAAAACCCGACATGGTAGAAGAGGTATTAATGGGAAATGCACTGAGCGCAGGAATAGGACAGGCGCCTGTAACCCAGGCAAGTATTGGTGCCGGAATACCCGTTACAACACCGGGAACCATTATTAATAAAGTGTGTTCATCAGGCATGAAGGCCATTATGATGGCTGCACAAGCTATAGCAAATGGTGATAAAGATATTATGGTAGCCGGAGGTATGGAGAGCATGAGCAATGTACCCTATTATCTTGATAAAGCCCGCAATGGCTATAAATATGGCCACGGTCAGATTACAGATGGACTTGTGAAAGACGGCCTATGGGATGTTTACAAAGACTATCACATGGGCAATGCAGCCGAACTATGCGCTGCAGAGTGCAAAATTACGCGCGAAGAGCAAGATGCACATGCAATAGAATCATATAAACGAAGTGCTGCAGCTTACGAAGCCGGAAAATTTAAAAATGAAATTGTACCGGTAACTATAAACGTTAAGGGAAAAGAAACAATAATAAGCGAAGACGAAGATTACAAAAAGGTAGATTTTGCTAAGGTACCAACATTGAAGCCCGCATTTCAAAAAGATGGTACAGTTACCGCTGCCAATGCAAGTACATTAAATGATGGTGCCTCGGCCGTAATATTAATGAGTGGGAAAAAAGTAAAAGAACTAAACATAAAACCACTTGCTAAAATAGTTTCATATGCTGATGCACAACAGGCACCTGAGTGGTTTACAACCAGCCCAAGCAAGGCACTGCCTTTGGCAGTTGCCAAAGCAGGAAAGCAACTAGGCGATATAGACTATTTTGAAATTAACGAAGCATTTTCGGTAGTTTCATTAGCCAATAACCAAATTATGAAACTAGACCCAGCACGAGTAAATGTAAATGGTGGTGCAGTATCGTTAGGGCATCCTTTAGGAAGTAGTGGTTGCCGCATTGTGGTTACGTTGCTTCATGTACTTCAACAAAATAATGCAAAAGTTGGTGCTGCAGCTATATGCAACGGTGGTGGCGGTGGTAGTGCCATTGTAATCGAAATGTGCTAA
- a CDS encoding PIG-L family deacetylase, with amino-acid sequence MLKVLTLIICFGWAFQLNAQTAIKPKVLLVTAHPDDETGCAATVYRITHELNGEVELCVITNGEAGYKYSTLAEPIYQLKLTEEAIGRKHLPAIRKRELIKAAKIIGINKIYFLLEKDSHYGLDERDPLDTSWNSTRVEKKLHEIMVKGKYDFVFCMIPDSSTHAGHKAATLLILRTIQKLNIPKPIVLAYDVTDSLSTDKNNFLQLKDYTETRFDRTVAPFEVSRLKKFGFKNRLDYRIIVNWEIAEHKSQGVMQTAMNRGDIERFYYFALNSEQGKLKAQELFDALK; translated from the coding sequence ATGTTAAAAGTACTTACGCTTATTATTTGCTTTGGTTGGGCATTTCAACTAAATGCACAAACAGCTATAAAACCAAAAGTTTTGTTAGTAACTGCCCATCCGGATGATGAAACAGGATGTGCTGCTACTGTGTATCGTATTACCCATGAGTTGAATGGTGAAGTTGAATTATGTGTAATAACTAATGGAGAGGCTGGGTATAAATATTCAACCTTAGCCGAACCCATCTATCAACTAAAGCTTACTGAAGAAGCTATCGGACGAAAGCACCTGCCTGCCATAAGGAAAAGGGAGTTAATAAAGGCGGCCAAAATTATCGGGATTAATAAGATTTATTTTCTGCTTGAAAAGGATAGTCATTATGGCCTTGACGAACGCGACCCGCTTGATACTTCCTGGAACAGTACTCGGGTAGAAAAAAAACTGCATGAAATAATGGTAAAAGGCAAGTATGATTTTGTGTTTTGTATGATACCCGATTCATCTACACATGCTGGGCACAAAGCAGCCACATTGCTTATTTTGCGCACTATTCAAAAATTGAATATTCCCAAACCCATTGTTTTGGCTTATGATGTAACAGATAGTTTAAGTACGGATAAAAACAATTTTTTACAGTTGAAGGATTACACCGAAACCAGATTTGATAGAACCGTAGCTCCATTTGAAGTAAGCAGATTAAAAAAGTTTGGTTTTAAAAACAGGTTGGATTATCGCATAATAGTTAACTGGGAAATTGCCGAACATAAGTCGCAAGGGGTAATGCAAACCGCAATGAACAGAGGTGATATTGAGCGTTTTTATTATTTCGCTCTAAATTCTGAACAAGGTAAACTGAAAGCGCAGGAGTTGTTTGATGCTTTGAAGTAA
- a CDS encoding methylmalonyl-CoA mutase family protein — translation MIEAKPYHPKNKIRIVTAASLFDGHDAAINIMRRIIQSSGAEVIHLGHDRSAREVVECAIQEDANAIAMTSYQGGHNEYFKYMHDLLNERGCGHIRIFGGGGGTILPSEIDDLHNYGITRIYHPDDGRSLGLQGMINDLLQKCDYPTGFNLNGEVKHLSTSNHKEIARLISAAENNPEEFAKQYEGVQAKIESRKSKGIDTPVLGITGTGGAGKSSLVDELIRRFLIEFKDKDKGIDFGSTIAVISVDPSKRKTGGALLGDRIRMNSISNPRVYMRSLATRQSNLALSKHVREAIDVLKAAGFDLIILETSGIGQSDTEITEHSDVSLYVMTPEYGAASQLEKIDMLDFADVVALNKFDKRGALDALRDVRKQYKRNHKIFDAPDESLPVFGTIASQFGDPGMNALYKCVINKMEEKTSLKLKSEMNVTDELSEKIYIIPPARTRYLSEISDNNRGYDAWAREQAAIAQNIFALRESIQLCDDKGVKDALNKVLVEWELKLDGQCKKHLEEWPQKYKAYRGEFYEFKVREKILKIRTHTTSLSHQEIPKVALPKTTASGDLLQWILQENVPGEFPFTAGVFRFKREGEDPTRMFAGEGGPERTNKRFHYVSKGMPAKRLSTAFDSVTLYGRDPDYRPDIYGKIGNSGVSVCCLDDAKKLYSGFNLCDPTTSVSMTINGPSAIVCAFFMNAAIDQQCELYIKQNGLEEEVQKKIAALYKDNPASQPQYYQDIPEGNDGLGLMLLGVTGDQVLPADVYAKIKANTLASVRGTVQADILKEDQAQNTCIFSTEFSLRMMGDMQQYFIDNMIRNFYSVSISGYHIAEAGANPISQLAFTLANGFTFVEYYISRGMDVNDFAPNLSFFFSNGIDPEYAVIGRVARRIWAKAMKLKYKANERSQMLKYHIQTSGRSLHAQEIDFNDIRTTLQALYAIYDNCNSLHTNAYDEAITTPTEESVRRAIAIQLIINRELGLAKNENPLQGSFIIEELTDLVEEAVLMEFDRITERGGVLGAMETMYQRGKIQEESLYYETLKHTGEYPIIGVNTFLSSKGSPTIIPSEVIRATTEEKENQITTLKHLHSRSMDMQVKMVSNLQHAAMHNLNMFEQLMESVKYCSLGQNTNALFEVGGQYRRNM, via the coding sequence ATGATAGAAGCAAAACCATATCATCCAAAAAATAAAATTCGAATAGTTACCGCAGCCAGTTTGTTTGATGGGCATGATGCAGCCATCAACATCATGCGAAGAATTATACAGTCGAGTGGGGCCGAAGTTATCCATTTGGGGCACGACCGCAGTGCGCGCGAAGTAGTAGAATGTGCCATTCAGGAGGATGCCAATGCTATTGCTATGACCAGTTATCAGGGTGGGCACAATGAATACTTTAAGTATATGCACGATTTGCTTAACGAGCGGGGCTGTGGTCATATTCGTATTTTTGGTGGTGGTGGAGGTACTATTTTGCCAAGCGAAATTGATGATTTGCATAACTACGGTATTACCCGAATTTATCATCCTGATGATGGACGATCGCTTGGCCTGCAAGGGATGATTAATGATTTGTTGCAAAAGTGTGATTACCCTACCGGATTTAATTTAAATGGTGAGGTTAAGCATCTTTCTACATCCAATCATAAAGAGATTGCACGCCTGATATCAGCTGCCGAGAATAATCCGGAAGAGTTTGCCAAGCAATATGAAGGCGTACAGGCAAAGATTGAAAGCCGCAAATCAAAAGGTATAGACACACCGGTACTGGGCATTACCGGAACAGGTGGTGCAGGTAAGTCATCACTGGTTGATGAGTTGATACGTAGATTTTTGATTGAATTTAAAGATAAAGATAAGGGAATAGATTTCGGTAGTACAATTGCTGTTATATCTGTGGATCCGAGCAAACGAAAAACAGGTGGCGCATTGCTTGGTGATCGAATTCGTATGAATAGCATCAGCAACCCGCGCGTGTATATGCGCTCTTTGGCTACACGCCAAAGCAATCTTGCCTTGAGCAAACACGTGCGCGAAGCTATTGATGTACTAAAAGCTGCCGGTTTTGATTTAATAATTTTAGAAACATCCGGTATAGGACAAAGTGATACCGAAATAACGGAACATAGCGATGTATCGCTGTATGTTATGACACCTGAGTATGGTGCAGCATCGCAATTAGAAAAAATTGACATGCTCGACTTTGCTGATGTAGTAGCGCTTAATAAATTTGATAAGCGTGGTGCATTGGATGCACTGCGCGATGTGCGAAAACAATACAAACGAAATCACAAAATATTTGATGCGCCTGATGAATCTTTACCAGTGTTTGGCACCATTGCTTCGCAGTTTGGCGACCCTGGTATGAATGCATTGTATAAGTGTGTGATAAATAAAATGGAAGAGAAAACTTCGCTTAAGCTAAAGAGTGAGATGAATGTGACGGATGAACTGAGCGAAAAAATTTACATCATACCACCAGCGCGCACACGTTATCTTAGCGAGATAAGTGATAACAACCGTGGCTACGATGCATGGGCAAGAGAGCAAGCCGCTATAGCACAAAATATTTTTGCATTAAGAGAAAGTATTCAGTTGTGTGATGATAAAGGAGTCAAAGATGCTTTGAATAAAGTGTTGGTAGAATGGGAATTGAAATTGGATGGTCAATGTAAAAAACATCTGGAAGAGTGGCCTCAAAAATATAAAGCTTACCGAGGTGAGTTTTACGAATTCAAAGTGCGCGAAAAAATCTTAAAAATAAGAACACATACTACTTCGCTTTCGCATCAGGAAATTCCGAAGGTTGCATTGCCAAAAACAACTGCATCAGGAGATTTACTGCAATGGATATTGCAGGAGAATGTACCGGGCGAATTTCCATTTACAGCAGGTGTATTCCGTTTTAAGCGTGAGGGCGAGGATCCTACGCGCATGTTCGCAGGTGAGGGAGGCCCCGAGCGTACCAACAAGCGTTTTCATTATGTAAGTAAAGGTATGCCGGCAAAGCGCCTCAGCACTGCATTTGATAGTGTTACCCTATATGGTCGCGACCCTGATTATCGCCCCGATATTTATGGTAAAATTGGTAATAGTGGAGTAAGTGTTTGTTGCCTTGATGATGCAAAGAAATTATATAGTGGATTTAATCTTTGCGATCCTACCACATCTGTTTCTATGACCATCAATGGCCCTTCGGCCATTGTATGTGCATTTTTTATGAATGCTGCCATCGATCAGCAATGCGAATTGTATATTAAGCAAAATGGTCTGGAAGAAGAGGTGCAGAAAAAAATTGCTGCTCTGTATAAAGATAATCCAGCTTCGCAGCCCCAATATTATCAAGACATACCAGAAGGTAATGATGGGTTAGGGTTAATGCTGTTGGGCGTAACCGGTGATCAGGTTTTGCCAGCAGATGTATATGCAAAAATAAAAGCTAACACCCTTGCATCAGTGCGTGGTACCGTGCAGGCAGATATATTGAAAGAAGATCAGGCACAGAACACTTGTATATTCTCAACCGAATTTAGTTTACGAATGATGGGAGATATGCAACAATATTTTATTGATAACATGATACGTAATTTTTATTCGGTATCTATATCAGGTTATCATATTGCTGAGGCTGGTGCTAATCCAATTTCGCAACTTGCCTTTACACTTGCCAATGGATTTACGTTTGTTGAGTATTACATCAGCCGCGGAATGGACGTAAATGATTTTGCACCAAACTTATCATTCTTCTTTAGCAATGGTATCGACCCTGAGTATGCAGTAATAGGCCGTGTAGCACGAAGAATATGGGCCAAGGCCATGAAGTTGAAATATAAAGCAAACGAGCGTTCGCAAATGTTGAAGTATCATATACAAACAAGCGGAAGATCATTGCATGCACAGGAAATAGATTTTAATGATATACGAACTACGTTGCAAGCACTATATGCCATATACGATAATTGCAATTCGCTGCACACCAATGCGTATGACGAAGCCATTACCACACCTACCGAAGAAAGTGTGCGCAGAGCAATCGCAATTCAATTAATTATTAATCGCGAATTAGGATTGGCCAAGAATGAAAATCCTTTGCAAGGTTCTTTTATCATTGAAGAATTAACTGACCTGGTAGAAGAGGCAGTGCTTATGGAGTTTGATAGAATAACAGAGCGTGGCGGAGTATTAGGTGCCATGGAAACCATGTATCAGCGTGGAAAAATTCAGGAGGAAAGTTTGTATTACGAAACATTGAAACATACCGGAGAATATCCCATAATTGGAGTAAATACGTTCTTGTCGAGCAAAGGTTCGCCTACAATAATTCCAAGCGAAGTTATACGAGCCACTACCGAAGAAAAAGAGAATCAAATAACAACACTCAAGCATTTGCATAGTAGGAGTATGGATATGCAAGTCAAAATGGTATCCAATTTACAACATGCAGCTATGCATAATCTCAATATGTTTGAGCAATTGATGGAATCGGTTAAGTACTGCTCGCTCGGACAAAATACCAATGCATTGTTTGAAGTTGGAGGGCAGTATAGGAGGAATATGTAA
- a CDS encoding LysE family transporter, whose product MLQALWQGFLLGFGLAFLIGPVFFLILFTSLNRGFKPAAYIATGVMISDAVCIIIAQLANKFINQNVTAKFIFGLAGGIILVAWGAFAIFKKVEMPQRDLQPARYNSKTIAGYVLRGFAANTFNPFALIFWIGVVSAISLQGYDKKENYLFFATSLATVLATDIAKSYLANYLNKFISTKALSVFNKISGVALILFGLQILWKLMN is encoded by the coding sequence ATGTTACAGGCTCTTTGGCAAGGTTTTTTGTTGGGATTCGGATTAGCCTTTTTAATTGGCCCTGTTTTTTTTCTAATACTTTTTACCAGCCTTAACAGGGGATTTAAACCTGCAGCATACATCGCTACCGGAGTTATGATTAGCGATGCAGTTTGCATTATTATCGCTCAACTCGCTAATAAATTTATTAATCAAAATGTCACTGCTAAATTTATTTTTGGCCTGGCCGGAGGAATTATTCTTGTTGCATGGGGCGCCTTTGCCATTTTTAAAAAAGTAGAAATGCCGCAACGTGATCTTCAGCCTGCTCGCTATAACAGTAAAACTATTGCCGGTTATGTGTTGCGGGGGTTTGCGGCTAATACATTTAATCCCTTTGCACTTATTTTCTGGATTGGTGTTGTAAGTGCCATCAGCTTGCAAGGATATGATAAGAAAGAAAATTATTTATTTTTTGCAACGTCTTTAGCAACAGTGCTTGCTACTGATATTGCTAAATCATATTTAGCCAATTACCTTAACAAGTTTATCAGTACAAAGGCGCTTTCTGTTTTTAATAAAATTAGCGGAGTTGCACTTATACTTTTTGGTTTACAAATATTGTGGAAATTGATGAATTGA